The DNA window GGCAGGTGTCAGCCATAGCAGTCTGCTGACCTTCTGGTCACTTTGGTTCttccattgcagtgctgcctttTGGCTCTGCTAACTGTGACCCCTTGGGCTGCCAGCCCACAGCAATGCATGGGGTCGTTGTCACCAAAGCACAGGACCCAGCCCTGGGTTTTGTTGGAGTTCATTCCATTGGCCTCAGCACATCCAGATGCCCCTGGAGGACCctcctaccctcaggcagataAGTTCCAACTTGGCGCCGTCTTCATCATCCAGGAAGGAGGTATTCAGCCTTTCAACAACTGCTAAGACGTGCCAGTGGCAGCTCTTATCCTTATGGTGGGTAGCAGGGCTTGAAGCGTCCTGTGCTTCTGCAGATGGAATTGCAAACACCCTCAGGGTTGGAAATCCCTCTgtgcagggcagccctggagGGCTCTGCAGTCCTACAGCTCCTCTCCCTGGAGATGGAGGGATGGGACCAGCTGTGCAGAGGAGCACAGACAGAGGCCACTccaacagctgctgctccctgcccactCCCAGGGCACGAGGTACAGAAGATGGCAGCTGTGGCTCCAGTCCTACCCCAGGACTTGCTTTCTGCCCTAACAGGATCTTCTGTCACATAAAGCAGTGCCaccccagcagccccactcTGCCCCAGGCAACACGAAGCTCTGAGGAACCTGGAGGACAGATTGTAACAAGCTTTTCCCAGCACGAGGAGTGGTCAGAttttgctcagctctgcagctacCATCTCCCAAAGTCACAGACCTACTGCAAAGAGTGATAGCACAAGGGCTGCAGAATGGGTTGTAGTAATTGCTCTAGATGTCACCAAACAGCAGCACGCGTTCAGCCCCATCAAGGTGCCAGGACTGCTTTGCCAGCCCACAGGGACCACAGCATGAGATCCTCGTGTGAAGCCAACAGCGAATGAGCAGCACAAGGAATGCAGGAGGGTTTTAGCAGCGCTGCCTGAGCAACACGATTCCTCTCTGCTATGCCAGCAACTGCGTGACTGCTGCAGGTGCCAGCCAAGAATAGCAAATGTAATGCCACACATTCACTGCTCAGCCCTACAGGATCTCATCAGCACCAGTAAATCCAAAGCTAGTGAGACCTCGCTGGTGTTTATCACTCAGCTTTGCAAGAAATATACAGGCATTGAATGTGAAAATGCTGTTCTAATGGAGCTGGATTAGCATTCAGAAGTGGCTGGGCCTCTttcccaaaaaaacaaacacattttacaCTGAAACACTGTAATTTTACTGAACAACTGTTTAATGTAACGATCTGCTGTTCCTACATCTGTACAACATTGTACAAAATATAaccaaaaaacatttcagccCCATATAAATGTTGCACTGGCTGTCTGAGGACCCAGTGGCTTTAAGACTCTCCTATTCTCTGAGATGCTGTCACAGAAACTGTCGTGGTGCCAAAGCTCCAAGGCACTGTGTGGTCACCAGCACGTTTTGGCTTTCCAGTCTCATTCTCCATTCAGTGATGGAATCCTCCAGCCATAGCAGAGGACCTTTGGTTGTACTTCGTACTTCTGGTCAAACATGAAAGATTTTTAACCTCTTTTAGCATTAAGCAGTAATACTCTAGGGATGCCACGAGGCAGGGACAGCTACGTTTCAAAGGTGACGTGAACgtggcagctcagcactgccacatCCTTTTTTGTAGCTGATCTGCTCACGCAGATACAACTGGGTCTAGATTTCCATTCATTCTTGTCCACCCACTTTCACTGCCAGTAGCACAGGCTCATGTTGCCCTGTCTGAGAATTGCTCTTACACAGATaaagccagcagccccagcagtgaGAGGTGAGATGGTCTCACACCTGTCTTCTCCACGCAAAGTCTCATTTTGGCCAATTGTTTTTCCCTCTCATCTTCTGAGTTTCGGAAGCttctcatttgtattttaaaggtCGTAGAAGAAAATCAGGATCACACAATTCCCAAAGCTTTTCCCCACCGTTTTGACTACGATGCAGCATCCTGTTCAAAATGCAACTACTGGATCTGAAAAAGCACTCAGACTATATTGCACATCTGAAAACAGACACGTAGCCTTTGTGCAGGGCCAGTGCTCAGAGAAAACCTTGTTCACACTGGAGTGCAGAGGAGGTTTCAGGAAGGTCCTGTCACAGGCAGGAGTCTGAAAGTAAGAAGAGAAGTAACTCAGCAGGGGAACAGGCTGACAGGCATACTAGAAGGGCACCCTCAAATGTTGGAGGGTCAAAAGGACCAGCATCTGAGATTTATTTGACCCATTTCTCCATTCATACAATCTCACCAAAGCATCCTGACCTACATACAGAAACATGTCTCAAACTGAAGGATATTTCATGATGTACTGAGTGAACTGCCCATGAAATGTGTCCATAAGTCCATTCACCCTCGGCCAATGGCACTCATTCTGCACCCACATCAGGACCCTTGTTGACTCTGGCCAACTTAGAGTCACTTTCCCCTTCTCATTGCCTTTGCTCAACCAACCccagcttctctctctctgtttcacCTTCCTACCACCCAAGTCTTCTCTCCTGCATCTCTTCACTGTAGAGAAATCTAACATAGATACTACCTTATTAAATGAAGTCTGGATGTTTATTCCTAAAAGATTTGCTCAATGTCAATCCAAACTGCTGCACTCATGAGGAAatcaagtatttttctttctccacatttgcctttccatttctgtttcactttgaCCACTCTGTAGGTTAATTAAAAGTTCCATAAAGCAGTCCAGACACATTCTGCATCTCAGGATACTGCTCCTATCAATACATACACCTGTATGGCTGCTATTTTTAAGGCGTCCTGACACAACAACGTTTACCTTGACACCACACGATGAAAGAAAGGGACGCTTAAAGACCATTACCTTTAACAATGAGGGAGGCTTTGCTGAAAGCATGGCCCAAATCATTGGTGGCTTCAACCATGTAGTCACCTTCATCAGCCTTGGAAGCACCGAAGATCACCAGGGAGCAGACACCAAAGTTGTTTGTGCCAAAGTAGCAAGGATTGTTGGAGAGGTCTCTGCCATCTTTGTACCACGTGATTTTGGGGGGTGGGTGGCCTCCAACCGCACAGCTCATGCGGCACTCGGTGCCAGCGATCACCACGTGAGGCTTCAGGGGGACGAGGAATCGTGGAGGCTGGTTCTGATTTACTCCCTTGTACCTCTGTGGTCTGACTTGAACGTCAGCTggtggaagaaggaaaaaagcctcGTACAACATGGCACACAATCACTCAGGCGCTGCTTCATGGGGATGGAAGTCAGAGCAAAGGATTGGCTCAAAAGCACGGCAATTAACGTCTGGCATTCTGCACCTCCTCGTCTGAGATGCAGCACACCTGTGGATTGTAATTGCTGTTCCTTCTCAAACTGGCCAGAGTGTAACTTGCAGCCACAAACATTAGTTTCTGCAAAATTCAAGCCCTAGATGTTGCTGGGAATGAGTATCACAAATTACCTGACATGGCAGGAAACAAAGGCCTGCAACAACAACCATGGAGAAATGATAATCCTTCCCTACCAAAATGGAATTTCTTAGGGTGTTCTCTATGCACTCTCATTTTGGGCAACTAAATGCTTACAGGAGGAGGGACCTATTCCAGTGTGGTAGAAACAAGGAACACAGCACAACAACAACATCACACAGATGGCTATCTGTAAAAGCATTTTACCCTTTTGTTTTCGAATTCTCCAAGGCTGCGCAGTGTCGGATGGACGACTGGATCCCAAGTAATTTTTTGCCACCACCCTGAAGTAGTAATCCCTGCCTGGGATCACACTGGTGTACGTGAACTTGTTGGTGTAGATCAGGTCACCCACCACGTGCCACATGCCCTTCTGTGATTCGCGTTTCATGACTGTGTAGTAGAGATTGCTTTCCCATTTCTCAGATGTTGATGGCTCCCAGGTTACTGTCACTATATTTGGCACATTCTCTCTCAGTTCAATAGGTCCAGGTGGTTGTGGGATATCTGTcagatgaaaacaagcaatataGGAGATGCAGGAAAAGCTTCAAGTCCATCACGTATTTCACGATTGAGCTTTTGGGAGACACCCTGGTCATCAGATGGGACAAAATTGGATTCCTTCTCCAGATGCACAAGCTTGTTTGTTACTAACTGAGCTTCTGCTGCATTAGACCAAACTGCTGGGGCTCCTTCCCTTCTTGTGGATAAAGGTAAGAGAGCTGAACTCAGTCCACTGCCTACCACATATTCACCTGTAAGTCCATtatgcacacaaacacagaaatgcaggTGATAGTTACCCGTAACTTGAACTCGGAAGCtgaatgtttctcttttccctgtCCCACTCGTGAGCTCGACAGTATAGATGCCACTGTCAGTGAACTCAGCTGCTTTAATCAGCAGCTGGGAGGTACCATCCTGGGTGCTTATTTTAGCACGGCTTGGAAGAGAAGCTCCATCCTTTAACCAGGTCAACACAGAATCTGGAGGTGCCTGTGAAGAATAACTCTGGTTACAGCACAGGTGCTTCGCCTCCAAATGACAGTTCTGTTACCTCATTAAAATGCACCCCTACATGACACAGCTAAGGGTTGCATTGGAATATCAGAGCTTGGCTCTAAGAGCCCTCGATACAGAGCTGCTCAAGAGTTTCTCAGTACAGGTACAGCTGTCAAACAAGGTTTACTAGATCAAAACCAACAGACATCAGTAGTTAAtgttttctactttaaaaaacatttgcttgtttctgaaataaagaaaaatgtcctTAAGTGCTTATTTCTATTTCTCCATCTTTGGGCTCTACATTCCAAAAGAGCAGCTGAGTTGGAGCAGGGTCAGCAGTACGCACACTTTACCTTCCACACTCCTCCTGATATCCCAGACTTCACCTGTCTTGTTCCAACCTTAAGTCACAGCACATTGGATTTCTGTAAGTGACAACTTATGCCCTGCTGTGCAGGAAGACAAACGCAGTCAAGAGAATGTTGCTAGAAATGCTACCCCCAAAGGCtttctgagggagctggagatCAGTTCCAGATGGTGGTAACTCTGAGATGGTTGGATGGAGAGCATTCCAAGCACTTTATTTGCTGGGGTTGCTGAATGACTATAAATCTCATAAACCATGAATGTCAAGAGTGACAgctgaattcttttttcctgttttcctcatGCAGAAAGCATAGGCAGCACAGGCAGATTAAAGGATTTGCCCAGTGTCTTgtacacatggaaaaaaaaaaaggatttcaatCTGAAAACTTACCTCAAAAGGAATATTCACTCGAATGGCATTTCCTGCTTTTATAAgcaggaaatttttcactgttttgtctATTATGAACCtgggaaaaactggaaaagacagTGATTACTGTAAACAGTTTTATGTTATGACAAAATCATCAGCTGACAACTCAGGTGCATGTGCTAGCATTTCCAACAGCTTGTCTGCAGGCTGTTGATAAAGACAGCAGTACAGTAGAAAAAAAGTTCCTTGATTCACTAGCAAAGTTCTTTGCTAATCACTGCACCTTtcatgttttattgttttttaccTAGCACTCTAATTAAATAAGAGGAAAGGATGTTCAGCTACGTTCACTACAGTGTTTGCATACATCTGATGTCTCAGCCATGGAAAAAACTATGGCATGCTTCACCCCCTCACACGGATGATCCTCTGTGTAAAATGACACGAATGCAAAAAGAAATTGCAATGGACACTTATGGGGAGCTGGACTAAGAGCACTTCTTGATGCTCTCAAAAATTCTTTGTGCTTTGAGGGATCTTGAAGAGGAATAAAAGCTGATGTGGAGACTTACCAACGGGACGAACGACTTCAGTGAAAGCTTCAAGCTCTGTGGCTTCTCCTGGGCCACAGTCATTGATGGCTCTCACACGTAGGAAGTACGTCTCCTTGGTTTGCAGGCCTTTAATTTTGTAAGTGGTCGTTTCTATAGGAAAAATGTTGCATTTGGTCCAGCTGAGGCTGTTGGCAGACCGCATCTCCACGTCGTAGCCTTTCGCACCACTTCCCTCTTCTGCTTCAGGTACGTTCCAGGTCAAGGtgacactgctgctgtcactgatgGCCATCTTAAGGTCCCTCACTTTACCTGGAGGTTCTGAAAAGGGAAATTTCATTTAATCTGTTATTCTGGTATATGTGTACCCTCTTTTCAGTCACTTCCTGAGATCCCCAACATTCTTGCAGTGCATTGGATCTCCACTCTGCACAGGGCATCCTCCATATCCTGACTTCAACATCACACGGGAAATCCTTCCATTCCTCTCTCATGCAGACAGCGCACACTCAGCCATGAAACATTCCCCATTTGTTATCTTCACATACTTCTACATAGCACTGAAAACACTGCCTCCTCAGTAACATCCCAGTCTCCATTCAGGTACTCCCAAGACAGAAGGATGGTGGCAGTTCACTTACTTGTGGAGTCCCGAGCAAAGGCAGCTTGTGATGGTGCACTGATATCTCCCATACCAGAAGCATTGACAGCTGCCACACAAAATTCATATTGCAGACCCTTCTTGAGATCAGTTACTTTCAGCTTCTTGtctgcagacagaaaatgagaacGTTGGCTTGAGTGAGCAGTTCCCCAAGCAGAAAACAGTGAGACAATGTTGTACTTTTAATCCATGCAGAACAGTAGACTGAATCCTCAGGAGTAAAGTACAAATGCAGTCCCAAGTTCCCTTGTCTTCTCCTATCCTAGAGCATGCACACTTCTGAGGCACATTCATTGTATTctattccaaagaaaatattctttgagAGCTATTAAGCTACAGACAGGacaacattgcttttccttaTAGGATAATCCTAAACTCTTCCATATCAGAGAAGAGCCTAGCCTGCACCTGATGGATATAACAGCACATGCTACCTTCTGATCTCAACACAGATGagctctcagccttttttcaAGCCTTTCAAACTCATTCCAGGGTTTGAGTGAGCCACCCACCTGCTATGGGCACGCTGTTGACTGGCACCCAGGTCACGCTGCCCATCTTGCGTTTCTGAACGATGTACCCCGAAATTCGGGAGCTCCCAGATTTCCGAGGTGCTTTCCAGGATATTGTGATGGTGTCTTTGCTGACACCAACGATCTCGGGAGGATCTGGGGCACCAGGTGTAGCTAAGAAAGACATCAATGTTTTATTATTAGAATGCTTCTAGTGAAAGATATGGAAATACACCTGCTGGATCATTTCTTCCAGGTTTCTCCAATGTATTTATGTGGGTGTGTTTTGAAAATCTGACTGAGACCACTCTGATCACTTCcatgccctcctctggacccactctaaGAAGCCCACATCTCTCCAGCACTGGGAGCCCCAGAGCTGCCCTTGACCTACTGACCACACTCTTTTTTATGCAGCCCAGGCTATGATTGCCAAGCCCAGATTTGTGTGAACACTTCACAACCATGACTCAGGTTTAAATGTGTAGCAATATCCAAAACACAAGCAGTTTTCTTGACGTGAAACTCTGATAATGAATTTCCCATAGGGTTTTGGGCCACCATCACAACAAGTTATTCCTCACCTTTACTGATTGTCACCACCTCATTTGATTCCAGTGCATCGCTGCTTCCCTCTGCATTCACAGCTCTCACTCTGAAGTAGTAACTCATGTCCTGTTCCACTTTGCTGGTAGTGAACGTGGTGCAGCTCCTGGGGGTTTCTCCCAGAGTCACCCAGTCACTCTTGCCCACCTGCTGTTTCTCAATAATATAGTTTTGTACTGGTTTGCCCCCATCATCTTTCGGGGGATTCCACTGAATGGTGACATCATTGGCAGAGCTTTCTACAATTTTCAGGGGTCCTGCAGGTCGCTGTGGCTTGTCTGAAAGATAAACACAAGCAGCTCAGTTCCAGATCCAGATGCATTCCCAGGCTTGGAGCAGACAGTCTCGCTCACCAGCAGAGACTCAGTTTCTGATGGTACATATGCCTACTCACAGATTGAAATCCAGGCACTTAAGCTGTCTCTTCAAATGTCCACTCTCCTAATTTTGATAAGGGAGGAAGCCAGGCCCTTGCTCCACGGGCTGACTGTTCTCATAAGCATTGCACTAAGAGTACAGACATTTGTGGCAGGATTGAATTTGACCTTGATGTTGTGTCTGTAGATTTGCCTGCTGTGTATAGCCCTACCTTCCACAGTCTCCCAGCGTTCAAAACTCAATTAATGAGGCTGTCCAAAATGAAACCAGACACGTGTCGCATTAAAGGGCAAGTAGCACGTCAACAACCATTGCCTGCATCTTGATCTATTGGAAACACAGCCTTGTTCACCCTGGAATAGCTGGTAGTCTTAAGCAAGGCTGTGACCAGAAGTACTGGTTCTGCTCCCTCAGCCTTATGATGGAAGCCATCGTAGATGTGATGGGGATCTTACCTATTACCTCAACCTTTAGGTCAATATCCAGGATTCCACTGTCATTCTTCAGCCTGACTTTGTAATCCCCACAGTCCTTTCTCTCTGCATTGGAGATGGACAGCATGGTGAAGGTGTCTGTTTTATCAACACGAATCCTTGAGTCATCTCCCAGTTCTATTTTGTCCTTTAGCCACATTGCTCTGACTGGAAGCCGGCCCTCAAAAGGGATCTTGATCACAACTTTCTCCCCTGCCTTGGCCACAGTAGGAACGCTCATTAAGTTTTTTAGGAGAATTTCGTTCACCTGTGGAGGATCTAAAACAACAGTGCAAGGTCATTAAAAACTGCAGATCAAAGAGGATAAGGCTAACCTTGGAGGGAAGGACTTTCCCCCGTTCATTGCTGCTCTATATTCCAAACATACATTCCAAATAGTTTAATTTGGTTCTCTGGGGGCTTATCCAAATCAGTCCATGACGCTGCAAAAGCATGTACCTTCACCTTCATTTGTACACTCAGTGCTTCACACTGTGCACTTTGCTACAGGACAATTTTCAAATAGCATTTATGGCATCAATTTGCTCCTTTGCACGGGAGCAAATTTTTATCAGCAGCACAAGAATGAAGAGCCTGGTTTAGTAAAGCAATATGTGCACCCACCAAGTCTTTAAATTCATAGTGAGAAGCTTTGCACGAAGGCTCCACAGTTACATTTTTATGTACCAGCTTGTTACATCTCCCAGATACTAATTACAATTAAATCCCAATAGCCAACAATGGGTCCTGAGTGGACCTGCCCCATTTCAAGCACTGCAAGGCCAGCATTCTGCATTGAAAGCATGGGTCGTTTGAACAGACTCACCTTCAACAAAAATTGAAGCTTCAGTTTTTATATCTCCAGCTTCAAACCTATACTTCCCAGCATGAATGTCTTCTACTTTGCTAATAATGAGTTTGTGGACTAGACCTTCCTTCTCCAAAGTGACTCCTTCCATGCTTGTTAACTACAAGATAAAGATAAAGAGTACTTTCattcttaaattaaaataaaaaggaaacatttatgAATGTCACACGTTTCATTTCAATATTATCCTGGGATTACGTACCTGCTGACTAATTCACCACCACAAAGGCTTGAATCAAAGTTCATTACCATAAATAGAAGCGTTAATTGTACCTCTGCCCCTAAAATACTACTGTCACCAAAGCCTCTTTTTCTATTCTTAATGCTAAAACTTTGGTCCAGGCTCCAGGATGGCACCTTGGAACTTCTGACAGTATCACACAGATCCCACAGTCTGACCTGGGTTGCTTAATGTTCTTTTGGGATATAGAATATGATGCCTACACTTGATTCTAAGCACTAATCTGAATGAGTACTTCTGGTGTTATGCCTGCCTGAAGATCATTTGAaggttttcctttattttttgggTATCTCTCTGAcaaaccaaagaaaagaaaaaggattgcagcacaaagttttctttccatttcatggCCTCATTTCATCGCCACCTATGTAAaagaatcatagactggcttAGGGTGGAAGGAACCATAAAggtcatctggttccaaccctcaaatggaaaacacaaaggaaaatccAAAGCTTCCTAAGGAGGCAAGGATGGAAATGTCTTGAAGCaggaaggtgaaaaaaaatcttggtgAGTTTCTAACCAGAATATTTAAACAGTCTCCTTCTAGGACCATACTCAGAGCAGAGGGATGGGCATCTTGACATGATACTCAATGAGAAGTGAAGTCAGAGAGCAGGGCATTACCAAGTGAAGAAAACAGGCTGGAGGACACTTACCTTTAACCCATCCTTAAACCAGGTTCCTGTTAAGTCGTGTCTATTGACAGCACACGACAGCTCAGTTGGTTCCCCTTTCAGGACTCTGACATCAGCTAACTGCTTGTTGACACGAGAGCGTGGAGCTGAAAGTTCAGacaagaaaatgttgaaaagagGCTAAGTCTGTCTTGCACTGACAGAAAGTGCAATGAGGAGAAAAGACAGTTTTGGTTTCTTTAAATACATCTACCTCAGGCATAACACattgtggtgggttttttttaatgatgatgTTGGCCAGCTGCACTGAAGGACATTCTAGTTGGCTGCATACAATGCAGTCCTTGGATGTACAATATACTTCTCGTGTGCTTCTTGCAGTTCCACTAGGCATGTACAGCCCCTCCACCATACACATAAGTTTTCTTATCTTTACAGGTTTTGATGCTGTCATCTTGCTAGTGCAGCCACTGTTAACATTCAAATGGCTGCATACACAACATTCTTCTCTCCTGAGCGTTCTCTAGCCTCACATCTCCCAGTCTCTACAAATATAAAGGGCTGAACCACCCGAAATGGAGGACCCAGAGCTTGTTCTTGTTTGTACCAAAACGCAAAGATCAGTGGCACAGAATTAAACACATACCTTTCAGATCATCCAGGTGACGAcgtcttctgttttctgtactttCTGTACTCTTCAAGAAATCACCTGCTTTAATATCAAGGCTAGGTCCCTGTTTTCTCTGGCTTACTGAAGGACCACCATGAAGGGCTGACATCTGATCAGAACCCTGTGAACTTTGACTGAGAATACCTGGCTTCCACCCACTAAACAATTTATCGTGGAATTTGCCCTCTGCACCTCCAAAGGAGGAATCCCTGTCATAAGGAGAGCCTGACTGTCCTAAATCCCTGGCCTCAGCCCTAGCATCACCTTGACCGGAAAGTGATTCTCTGTCGTGGGATGAACCTTTGTGCTCTGATCCTCTCAAATCACTGGCAGTCCCCTTCCCAGCTTCACCATATGGAGATTTGCCAGCACGTGAGTCCAGCCCATACTCACCAGCCTTTCCAACAGCACCAACCATACCTTCTTTACCATGGACTGAGTACAACTCACTCCCATCGCCTCCCAGTCTGCTAGCACCGCTTTCCCCAGCCCTGGATCCAGCTGACCCATGTGCAGATCCAGCACCTCGTATGGCAGAGCCACCAACACCCCCACCTACTGAGGATAaggcagctcctcctgctccacCCAGAGACCCTTGAGCTCTGCCCAGCATAGCATCCCGACCATGGTGAGATCCCACCACTTCTTCGCCTCCTGAAGGAAAATGAGTGGCTCCTgacccagctgctgctgagagacCATCTTTTCCATAGGAAGAGCCAGCGTCCCTTACACCAGCTATACTACCACCAGCCCCAGCTGGGAGACCATCCTTCCCATATGGAGACCCAGCTGCCCCTGCACCAGCTAAACCTGCTACACCAACACCAGCCCCAGCTGGGAGACCATCCTTCCCATATGGAGACCCAACACCCCCGGCACCAGCTAAACCTGCAGCACCAACACCAGCTAAACCTGCACCAATaccagccccagctccagctgGGAGACCATCCTTCCCAAATGGAGACCCAACTCCCCCTGCACCAGCTAAACCTGCACCATCAAcaccagccccagctccagccccagctgggaGACCATCCTTCCCAAAAGGAGATCCAACTCCACCTGCACCAGCTAAACCTGCAGCACCAACACCAGCCCCAGCCAGGAGACCATCTGTTAAATATGGAGACCCAACAGCCCCTACACCAGCTAAACCTGCACCAATACCATCCCCAGCTCCAGCTGGGAGACCATCCTTCCCAAATGGAATCCCAACTCCACCTGCACCAGTTAAACCTGCAGCACCAACACCAGCTAAACCTGCAGCACCAACACCAGCCCCAGCTCCAACTGGGAGACCATCCTTCCCATATGGAGACCCAGCTGCCCCTGCACCAGCTAAACCTGCACCATCAACACCAGCCCCAGCTGGGAGACCATCCTTCCCAAATGGAATCCCAACTCCCCCTGCACCAGCTAAACCTGCAGCACCAACACCAGCTCCAGCTGGGAGACCATCCTTCCCAAATGGAATCCCAACTCCACCTGCACCAGCCAAACCTGCAGCACCAACACCAGCTCCAGCTGGGAGACCATCCTTCCCAAATGGAATCCCAACTCCACCTGCACCAGCCAAAcctgcagcaccagccccagctccagctgGGAGACCATCCTTCCCATATGGAAACCCAACTCCCCCTACACCAGCTAAACCTGCACCACCAacaccagctccagctccagctgggaGACCATCCTTCCCATATGGAGACCCAGCTGCCCCTGCACCAGCTAAACCTGCACCGCCAACACCAGCTAAACCTGCAGCACCAATACCAGCCCCAGCTCCAACTGGGAGACCATCCTTCCCATATGGAGACCCAGCTGCCCCTGCACCAGCTAAACCTGCAGCACCAACACCAGCTAAACTTGCAGCACCAACACCAGCCCCAGCAGGGAGACCATCCTTCCCAAATGGAGACCCAACTCCCCCGGTACCAGCTAAATCTGCAGCACCAACACCAGATAAACCTGCACCACCAACACCAGCTAAACCTGCACCATCAACACCAGCCCCAGCTGGGAGACCATCCTTCCCAAATGGAATCCCAACTCCCCCTGCACCAGCTAAACCTGCAGCACCAACACCAGCTCCAGCTGGGAGACCATCCTTCCCAAATGGAATCCCAACTCCACCTGCACCAGCCAAACCTGCAGCACCAACACCAGCTCCAGCTGGGAGACCATCCTTCCCAAATGGAATCCCAACTCCACCTGCACCAGCCAAAcctgcagcaccagccccagctccagctgGGAGACCATCCTTCCCATATGGAAACCCAACTCCCCCTACACCAGCTAAACCTGCAGCACCAACACCAGCTAAACCTGCAGCACCAACACCAGCCCCAGCAGGGAGACCATCCTTCCCAAATGGAGACCCAACTCCCCCTGCACCAGCTAAACCTGCAGCACCAACACCAGCTAAACCTGCAGCACCAACACCAGCCCCAGCAGGGAGACCATCCTTCCCAAATGGAGACCCAACTCCCCCTGCACCAGTGCCACCAATGACAGCCCCAGCTGGGAGTCCATCTTTTCCATATAACGGCCCAAATTGCCCTGCACCAGCTGCACCAGCTGCACCAGCTGCACCAGCTGCACCAGCTGCACCAGCTGCACCAGCTGCACCAGCTGCACCAGCTGCACCAGCTGCACCAGCTGCACCAGCTGCACCAGCTGCACCAGCTGCACCAGCTGCACCAGCTGCACCCTTTCCATACATAGAGCCGGCACCTTCCAAACCAGCACCACCAAGCCCTGCTTCCATTCCTGCTGGTAAACCATCCTTTCCATAAGGTTCACTTGACTGACCGTGCTTACCATACAGATCCCCCCTTTTAGCATCAACACCTGCCCCAACTGGCAGACCATCTGGACCGTATAAAA is part of the Lagopus muta isolate bLagMut1 chromosome 24, bLagMut1 primary, whole genome shotgun sequence genome and encodes:
- the IGFN1 gene encoding immunoglobulin-like and fibronectin type III domain-containing protein 1 isoform X39, which translates into the protein MTTRPGVKTLQKSSIRGVHITQFVDKIPKGCSTPDFERKPVSLTLQEGKNAIFRAVVKGVPAPEVKWKRAKGEINDPAKYLMFYSPATSEHILQINKITAGDSDLYRCFAVNEYGEASCSAGLRIIQVGFKRKANYVTGHPAEELKKSLQDLKKTLKKRAPLPKQKVLDKDAVFQLLLHADKKDYERICIKYGISDFRGMLRALQDLRKDTENEQAKLIHSIKYMEHIKVNKDGSASFTVEMDLKSASSNIYLLKDGEKVRYGTGDEYRKYYLRQIGKRYHFIVNDVHPEDAGLYQVKVEDVPIFSTELDAESIPVRFQKPLSDLHCHEDEDVVFDCVLRTPCFDAVWLHKAHPLEASEKHQISVSPDGLNHQLIIKNAVTTDSGLYTLDTGLCSSRAWLLVEHVREAKIQDEEHEKSDHQKGTPDKGRAKRLKHGEYVGDEDHPMDAGMKRGGWHRSDHGGGQGYSPDADGEFKLLGKEGLHKIGDEIVGPGQFAREEDTGLKFGEDKVGLRHVQSQGSMSGRGDTDDGLGGGTKSHSVDGRHDSMLGAADVDMGDAEGANSWHDKNTKLGDASSGAAFGGMKSLDATDGSSVSGGINLGSARMGGAHSVYSKDGLPAAVDMNAVSINREGEIGSPYSKGNLLVDAGGHVGQAGMSGLLYGAGGVPAGDGGRPGAGGSFVGEMEVLYGPDGLPVGAGVDAKRGDLYGKHGQSSEPYGKDGLPAGMEAGLGGAGLEGAGSMYGKGAAGAAGAAGAAGAAGAAGAAGAAGAAGAAGAAGAAGAAGAAGAAGAAGAGQFGPLYGKDGLPAGAVIGGTGAGGVGSPFGKDGLPAGAGVGAAGLAGVGAAGLAGAGAAGSPYGKDGLPAGAGAGVGGAGLAGAGGVGIPFGKDGLPAGAGVGAAGLAGAGGVGIPFGKDGLPAGAGVDGAGLAGAGAAGSPYGKDGLPVGAGAGVGAAGLAGVGAAGLTGAGGVGIPFGKDGLPAGAGDGIGAGLAGVGAVGSPYLTDGLLAGAGVGAAGLAGAGGVGSPFGKDGLPAGAGAGAGVDGAGLAGAGGVGSPFGKDGLPAGAGAGIGAGLAGVGAAGLAGAGGVGSPYGKDGLPAGAGVGVAGLAGAGAAGSPYGKDGLPAGAGGSIAGVRDAGSSYGKDGLSAAAGSGATHFPSGGEEVVGSHHGRDAMLGRAQGSLGGAGGAALSSVGGGVGGSAIRGAGSAHGSAGSRAGESGASRLGGDGSELYSVHGKEGMVGAVGKAGEYGLDSRAGKSPYGEAGKGTASDLRGSEHKGSSHDRESLSGQGDARAEARDLGQSGSPYDRDSSFGGAEGKFHDKLFSGWKPGILSQSSQGSDQMSALHGGPSVSQRKQGPSLDIKAGDFLKSTESTENRRRRHLDDLKAPRSRVNKQLADVRVLKGEPTELSCAVNRHDLTGTWFKDGLKLTSMEGVTLEKEGLVHKLIISKVEDIHAGKYRFEAGDIKTEASIFVEDPPQVNEILLKNLMSVPTVAKAGEKVVIKIPFEGRLPVRAMWLKDKIELGDDSRIRVDKTDTFTMLSISNAERKDCGDYKVRLKNDSGILDIDLKVEVIDKPQRPAGPLKIVESSANDVTIQWNPPKDDGGKPVQNYIIEKQQVGKSDWVTLGETPRSCTTFTTSKVEQDMSYYFRVRAVNAEGSSDALESNEVVTISKATPGAPDPPEIVGVSKDTITISWKAPRKSGSSRISGYIVQKRKMGSVTWVPVNSVPIADKKLKVTDLKKGLQYEFCVAAVNASGMGDISAPSQAAFARDSTKPPGKVRDLKMAISDSSSVTLTWNVPEAEEGSGAKGYDVEMRSANSLSWTKCNIFPIETTTYKIKGLQTKETYFLRVRAINDCGPGEATELEAFTEVVRPVVFPRFIIDKTVKNFLLIKAGNAIRVNIPFEAPPDSVLTWLKDGASLPSRAKISTQDGTSQLLIKAAEFTDSGIYTVELTSGTGKRETFSFRVQVTDIPQPPGPIELRENVPNIVTVTWEPSTSEKWESNLYYTVMKRESQKGMWHVVGDLIYTNKFTYTSVIPGRDYYFRVVAKNYLGSSRPSDTAQPWRIRKQKADVQVRPQRYKGVNQNQPPRFLVPLKPHVVIAGTECRMSCAVGGHPPPKITWYKDGRDLSNNPCYFGTNNFGVCSLVIFGASKADEGDYMVEATNDLGHAFSKASLIVKDSCL